From Rutidosis leptorrhynchoides isolate AG116_Rl617_1_P2 chromosome 3, CSIRO_AGI_Rlap_v1, whole genome shotgun sequence, a single genomic window includes:
- the LOC139896775 gene encoding uncharacterized protein, giving the protein MGHHCCSKQKVKRGLWSPEEDEKLIKHITNHGHGCWSSVPKLAGLQRCGKSCRLRWINYLRPDLRRGSFTEQEERTIIDVHRILGNRWAQISKHLPGRTDNEVKNFWNSCIKKKLISQGLDPNTHNLLSPHQIPILNANNSKNIDPTKPVFSIINNTSSQNKDAKKVQTFRPHLSTNASDHVMSHNLYESSLTHQSSNLNYQDTYNLGLENGVNRHQSTMRFSSQPLVEGTKMPISLPLSSSSMNPLDFGTVQPWAVNSNLGVAFEHTRRTEEYQPMLQPMGCSDQGVVAQEFVNKGLELRGGGEVQGQTNMDMGSFDGCNIDLEFMEAALIPCGMYSNVGSLDQLAWD; this is encoded by the exons ATGGGCCATCATTGCTGCAGTAAACAGAAAGTTAAGAGGGGTTTATGGTCTCCTGAAGAAGATGAAAAACTCATCAAACACATCACTAATCATGGCCATGGCTGCTGGAGTTCTGTCCCTAAACTTGCAG GGCTGCAACGATGCGGTAAGAGTTGTCGATTGAGGTGGATAAACTACTTGAGGCCCGATCTGAGGCGGGGTTCGTTTACCGAGCAAGAAGAGAGGACGATAATCGACGTTCATAGGATACTGGGGAACCGATGGGCTCAAATATCGAAACATCTGCCAGGTCGAACTGATAATGAGGTCAAGAACTTTTGGAATTCATGCATTAAGAAGAAACTTATTTCTCAGGGTTTGGATCCTAACACTCATAACCTTCTTTCGCCACATCAGATCCCGATTCTCAAtgctaataatagtaaaaatatcgATCCTACAAAGCCAGTTTTTTCCATTATAAACAACACCTCATCTCAAAATAAAGATGCTAAAAAGGTCCAAACTTTTCGCCCTCATTTGTCCACGAATGCTAGTGATCATGTAATGAGTCATAATTTGTACGAAAGTTCGCTAACACACCAAAGTTCAAACCTTAATTATCAAGATACTTACAATCTTGGTTTGGAGAATGGTGTTAATAGGCATCAATCTACAATGAGGTTCTCAAGTCAACCTTTGGTTGAAGGTACTAAAATGCCCATCTCATTGCCACTATCTTCTTCTTCTATGAATCCACTTGATTTTGGGACTGTGCAACCTTGGGCTGTGAACAGTAACCTTGGAGTGGCTTTTGAACACACAAGAAGAACAGAAGAGTACCAACCAATGTTGCAGCCAATGGGGTGCAGTGATCAAGGGGTGGTGGCTCAAGAGTTTGTGAACAAGGGTTTGGAGTTAAGGGGTGGTGGTGAGGTCCAGGGTCAGACCAACATGGATATGGGTTCATTTGATGGGTGTAACATTGACTTGGAGTTCATGGAAGCTGCACTCATACCTTGTGGAATGTATTCTAATGTGGGATCTTTGGATCAACTTGCATGGGACTGA